From a single Ornithodoros turicata isolate Travis chromosome 8, ASM3712646v1, whole genome shotgun sequence genomic region:
- the LOC135366376 gene encoding speckle-type POZ protein-like produces MFRNNMKEKQENRVYLDDISAEALQEMITFIYTDTAPNMASLAAELLHAGEKYDLKRLKSMCEYSLASSLSVDTAVDILRLAIKLNADKLRDFAACYIKGHAVDVGKSDAWKAMVEEEPRLLELFTPIGTQAAQTVPQDN; encoded by the coding sequence ATGTTCAGAAACAACATGAAGGAGAAGCAAGAGAACCGAGTATATCTAGACGACATCTCTGCTGAAGCGTTGCAAGAAATGATAACTTTCATCTACACGGATACTGCGCCCAATATGGCCTCCTTGGCAGCCGAACTTCTTCATGCTGGAGAAAAGTACGACCTGAAGCGTCTCAAGTCGATGTGCGAGTACAGTCTCGCGAGCAGTCTCAGTGTGGATACTGCCGTGGACATTCTTCGCCTGGCCATAAAGTTGAACGCCGACAAACTGAGAGATTTTGCCGCCTGCTATATTAAAGGGCACGCGGTCGACGTGGGAAAATCTGATGCTTGGAAGGCGATGGTTGAAGAGGAGCCTCGCCTTCTGGAACTGTTCACTCCCATAGGGACACAGGCTGCACAGACAGTACCACAAGACAACTGA